The genomic region TTCTGAGTTCGGGATTCGAACTTCCACCTCAAATGAGCGGTTGGCTGGATTGATGATGTTTCCAACAGTGGCGATCGGAGCCTTGGTGGAATAACCGAAAGAAGGGAATTCCACATCTACCATGGCTCTTGGTCGCACCGACTGAACGTAGTTCTCCGAAACATCCACCTTCACTTTCATCTGCTTCATGTTCACCATGGTCAGCACAGGCATTCCAGGTGCGGCCAGTTCTCCCACCTTCTGGTTCACTACGTCCACAATACCGTCAAATGGCGCTTTAATGATGCTCATGCCCATTTGCGCCAGCAGCGTTTCCTTTTTCTTAATGAGGCTTTCCAAGTTGTTTTTGGCCTGCAGATACTGCATTTCCGAACCGATCTTCTGCTCCCAAAGGTTGGCCTGACGGTTGTAAACGGTCTGCGCCAGCTCAATGCCATTGTTCACTTCATCCAAGCTTCTTTGAAGCACGCTGGTATTCAGTTTCACCAGCACCTGACCAGCAGTTACGTGGTCGCCATCGTTTACAAGGATCTCCTTGATCTGACCTCCCTGTTCTGGGCTTACGCGCGCCATCTCCATGGCCTCGATGCTTCCGTTCACATTGAAGAAATGCTCGAAGTGCTGCGGCACTAACTCCTTGACGGCCACAAGGATACCTTCATCCTCTTGTTTCAGTAACGAAGAATCGCCCTTCATCAGTTCTTCCTCCATTTTATTGATCTCGTTCTGGAGTTTGGCCAGTTCTACCTTTTTGGCATCAAGGGCCGCCTTTTTTTCTTCAAGCGTCTTTTCGCCTCCGCAGGCGCTCAATCCCAATAGGGCAGCAAGTATAAAAATGTGTGTTCTCATAGTGTTGATGGCGTTTCTATCAGTTGTTTTCAAGTACTTTTTTCAGTTCGAGTTTGGCATCCATGGCAGAGAAAAGCGTGTTCACGTATTCTGCCTGGGCCTGAATGAGTTGGTTTTCGGCCGTGGTCAGCTCCATGCTGGTGGCCAATCCTTCCTGGTATTTTACCAAGGTCTTTTGTTGGATGCGAGAGGCAAGCTCGATGTTCTCCTGACTTACCTCCAATTGTTCCAATGCAGAACGGAAGTTGTCCTTGGCGGTAATGGCCTGAAGCGTCAAAGCCTGTTCCATGTCTGCCAGTTTGTTCTTGATCTTCTGCTGTTCCAACTTGGCCTTTTTCATACTGGCCGCAGCACCGAGGTTATCCCAGATAGGAACTGTCAGTTTCACGCCCCAAAGCGTTTGTGGGTACCACGATTTGCTGAAATCGAAGAAGTCGAACTTCTGACGGTACGCCTGTCGCTTGTAATCGAAAAACGCATTCAGTCGTGGGTAATATTTGGCCTCTTCCAGTTTGACGAGGTAGCCGTGCATTACCACATCCTGCTTCACCAGATCATAAGCAATATTGTTGTTCAGGTCCAGGTCCATGGTCAACAGTTCGTCAGGTGTTTGCATGGTCCAGAGCGTCTCAAGGTCGGTTGATAGGGCGATCTCCGTTTTCACAGGCATTCCCATCTGGTATTTGAGCATGTTGAGCGTGGCCGTGTGCTGTCGCTCGGCCATGTTCAATCTGTTCTTCAACCCGTTGATCAACAGATTCAATTGTTCCAGATCCATCTCTTCCGCAAAGCCGTTCTCGTAGAGGGCTTTTGTGTCTGAAACCGTTTTCTCCGTATTGGCAATGTTCTCTTTCAGAAGACGGACATTCTCCTTGGCGATCTGCGATGTGTAATACGACTGCGCCACGGTGGTCTTGATCTCGTTCTTGGTCATTTTGGCCATGTCGCGGGTCATCTTCTGATAGCCTTTGGCGCCTTTCACCCCAATGATGTAAGAACCATCGAACAGTTGCAACGTGGCCGTTGCACCAATGTCCATGTTGTACTTCTGCCCGAATTTGAACGTGGTAGGCTGGTTCGGGTCGGTCTGTGGTGCATTGATAGGAACACCCGTTGCCTGCGAAACCCCGCCCAAGAAGGTAGTGAGGTAATCTGGGAAGAACGAGTTTCCAGAAGTTACCGTGGTTGGCAGTTGAATGAAGTTGTTGAAGTTCAACGCTCCATTGATTTGCGGTAGTCCGCGGGCTGCCTGGATCCAAACATCCTTATCGGCCTGCTCAATATTAATGTCTGCTGTCTTTGCCTTCTGGCTGTTCTCCCAAGCATATTTTACGGCTTCTTCCACACTCAGGTCCATCACGCTGCCATCTTGGGCCAACGCCTGGTGAACAAATAGAATGCTGCTTAGAACAATGAGGATGGTCTGTCTCATATCAGAATATAGGATGCTGCGTGTCTAACGTTTTGAATTTGTCTTTCAGGTATTCGATGCCCTTATCGCTGGCAATGCCGCGGATGTGGTAGCGGATGGCCTCGAAATACACATCGGTGGGACTGTACTTGTTGGCCGGGAAGAACTTTTGGTCAAATATCAGATCCATACGGCCAACGTAAAGCGCTGCTACAATTGGAATATTGATGTTGTCGCGGTATAGTCCTTGCGCAATGCCATCTTCCATATTTCGGGTAAGCGAACCCAATATGGTTTTCAGTTTGTATTCCTGATAGATGATGAATGCCTTCGGGTAATATTTCTCCAGATCGAAAAGGATGGAGGGATGCATCTTCTGTAAGTGTTCGCTTACTCTCTGCGAGATAAGGAACATCTCCTCGATCGCATTCTCACTCTCCCCGTGCATCGCCTCCAATTCGCAAATGTCCTGGTCGATGTAAAACTGAATACCCCTTGCAACCAGTTCCGATTTATCAGGCACCACTTGGTATAGCGTCTTCTTTGAAATGCCCAAATGGCGCGCAATGTCATCCATGGTCAGGCTTTTTACACCGTACTGCATAAAGAGTGCAATGACCTGCTCGATGATATTTTTTGCTTTCGCTTCCATTTTTGGCGGTGCAAATGTATAGCTTAAAAAACCACGGAAACGATTTTAATGTTAAAAGTTTCCAAAGTTTTCGATGATGAGACATTAATAGTAGGATAAGGTTCAGGCGGAGCGAAAAAACATTAGCAAGGATACCGTTGGTTCGAGGTGAGATTAAGATAGCTTCAGCAAAAGAAATACGCCCGTTCTCCAAGCAGATCTTTAAGCTCCGCCTGTTCTTGCGGATTGGCCACCGACACAATGACCTGCGGGTTTTCCAGTTCAGAGAGGAATTGCTCAGAGCGTATTTCCACTCCATAAATGAGATGCCCGATCTTCTTGGGGTTGTTGCACACCCAATGGAATGGAACGTGGTTTTCCGT from Flavobacteriales bacterium harbors:
- a CDS encoding efflux RND transporter periplasmic adaptor subunit, coding for MRTHIFILAALLGLSACGGEKTLEEKKAALDAKKVELAKLQNEINKMEEELMKGDSSLLKQEDEGILVAVKELVPQHFEHFFNVNGSIEAMEMARVSPEQGGQIKEILVNDGDHVTAGQVLVKLNTSVLQRSLDEVNNGIELAQTVYNRQANLWEQKIGSEMQYLQAKNNLESLIKKKETLLAQMGMSIIKAPFDGIVDVVNQKVGELAAPGMPVLTMVNMKQMKVKVDVSENYVQSVRPRAMVDVEFPSFGYSTKAPIATVGNIINPANRSFEVEVRIPNSEGILKPNGVAVLRIKDFEADSALVVPAITIGKDAKGDFVFVVKEEEGRPKAVKTYVKTGRTSEGHTMIVEGLSKGTRVVVEGFNEIANGDFVKVQG
- a CDS encoding TetR family transcriptional regulator, with protein sequence MEAKAKNIIEQVIALFMQYGVKSLTMDDIARHLGISKKTLYQVVPDKSELVARGIQFYIDQDICELEAMHGESENAIEEMFLISQRVSEHLQKMHPSILFDLEKYYPKAFIIYQEYKLKTILGSLTRNMEDGIAQGLYRDNINIPIVAALYVGRMDLIFDQKFFPANKYSPTDVYFEAIRYHIRGIASDKGIEYLKDKFKTLDTQHPIF